In one Macaca fascicularis isolate 582-1 chromosome 6, T2T-MFA8v1.1 genomic region, the following are encoded:
- the LOC135971245 gene encoding small ribosomal subunit protein eS4, X isoform gives MARGPKKHLKRVAAPKHWMLDKLTGVFAPRPSTGPHKLRECLPLIIFLRNRLKYALTGDEVKKICMQRFIKIDGKVRTDITYPAGFMDVISIDKTGENFRLIYDTKGRFAVHRITPEEAKYKLCKVRKIFVGTKGIPHLVTHDARTIRYPDPLIKVNDTIQIDLETGKITDFIKFDTGNLCMVTGGANLGRIGVITNRERHPGSFDVVHVKDANGNSFATRLSNIFVIGKGNKPWISLPRGKGIRLTIAEERDKRLAAKQSSG, from the coding sequence ATGGCTCGTGGTCCCAAGAAGCATCTGAAGCGGGTAGCAGCTCCAAAGCATTGGATGCTGGATAAATTGACCGGTGTGTTTGCTCCTCGTCCATCCACCGGTCCCCACAAGTTGAGAGAGTGTCTCCCCCTCATCATCTTCCTAAGGAACAGACTTAAGTATGCCCTGACAGGAGATGAAGTAAAGAAGATTTGCATGCAGCGGTTCATTAAGATCGATGGCAAGGTCCGAACTGATATAACCTACCCTGCTGGATTCATGGATGTCATCAGCATTGACAAGACGGGAGAGAATTTCCGTCTGATCTATGACACCAAGGGTCGCTTTGCTGTACATCGTATTACACCTGAGGAGGCCAAGTACAAGTTATGCAAAGTGAGAAAGATCTTTGTGGGCACAAAAGGAATCCCTCATCTGGTGACTCATGATGCCCGCACCATCCGCTACCCCGATCCCCTCATCAAGGTGAATGATACCATTCAGATTGATTTGGAGACTGGCAAGATTACTGATTTCATCAAGTTCGACACTGGTAACCTGTGTATGGTGACTGGAGGTGCTAACCTGGGAAGAATTGGTGTGATCACCAACAGAGAGAGGCATCCTGGATCTTTTGACGTGGTTCACGTGAAAGATGCCAATGGCAACAGCTTTGCCACTCGACTTTCCAACATTTTTGTTATTGGCAAGGGCAACAAACCATGGATTTCTCTTCCCCGAGGAAAGGGTATCCGCCTCACCATTGctgaagagagagacaaaagacTGGCGGCCAAACAGAGCAGTGGGTGA